A genomic window from Flavobacterium phycosphaerae includes:
- a CDS encoding heavy metal translocating P-type ATPase, with product MIHTYNITGMTCDGCRAKVEKTLNAIAGVEAKVSLNPPIATITIEKHIPTTQLQEALTAVGKYTIKMTNGKNPQESNTKEATSKSCCSTHSHSHKNEIKAPSNANGKYYCPMHCEGEKVYDKAGDCPVCGMDLVKAPELIVSKALYTCPMHPEVISENPGSCPICGMDLVPMNPTDTEDQKTYKDLVKKMKIAVVFTVPIFAIAMIEMAHNNPLLQIMDASKWNWVQLILSLPVVFYACWIFFVRAWKSIITWNLNMFTLIGIGTGVAFLFSLVGMFFPDIFPNEFKTEHGTVLLYFEATTVILTLVLLGQLLEARAHSQTSGAIKELLKLAPTEATLVIDGSDKVISIHDIKKGDLLRVKPGDKIPVDGKITDGESSIDEAMITGEPIPVDKKKGDNVISGTINGNKSFVMVAEKVGSETLLSQIVQMVNDASRSRAPIQKLADSIAKYFVPIVVFISIITFFVWAKFGPEPALVYGFINAIAVLIIACPCALGLATPMSVMVGVGKGAQSGVLIKNADALENMNKVNVLITDKTGTITEGKPSVEKIYASNNNDDELIRAIASLNQHSEHPLAQAVVNYAKSKSISLIEVKDFEAVAGKGVTGTVTNKKVALGNKKLMEQVKASVSNDLENKIIAEQKLGKTVSYIAVDGIAVGYISITDAIKISSKEAIKELMQQGVEVIMLTGDNVNTAKAVADELNLSSYKAGCLPEDKLNEIKRLQSEGKIVAMAGDGINDAPALAQANIGIAMGTGTDVAIESAKITLVKGDLQGIVKAKNLSHAVMRNIKQNLFFAFFYNVLGVPIAAGVLYPFFGILLSPMIAALAMSFSSVSVIVNALRLRNLKL from the coding sequence ATGATACATACTTATAACATTACCGGAATGACTTGTGATGGTTGTCGTGCCAAAGTCGAAAAAACATTGAATGCTATTGCTGGCGTTGAAGCCAAAGTTTCATTAAACCCACCCATAGCAACTATAACTATTGAAAAACACATTCCAACAACACAGCTTCAAGAAGCATTAACAGCAGTTGGAAAATACACCATAAAAATGACTAATGGAAAAAATCCACAGGAATCAAATACAAAGGAAGCTACTTCAAAATCTTGTTGCTCCACACATTCTCACAGCCACAAAAATGAAATAAAAGCGCCAAGTAATGCTAATGGAAAATACTATTGCCCAATGCATTGTGAAGGAGAAAAAGTTTATGACAAAGCAGGTGACTGCCCTGTTTGCGGAATGGATTTAGTCAAAGCACCAGAACTAATCGTTAGCAAGGCTCTATATACTTGTCCAATGCATCCCGAAGTAATTAGCGAAAATCCGGGTTCTTGTCCTATCTGCGGAATGGATTTAGTACCAATGAATCCTACTGACACCGAAGACCAAAAGACCTATAAAGATTTGGTTAAGAAAATGAAAATAGCAGTAGTCTTCACAGTTCCCATTTTCGCTATTGCAATGATAGAAATGGCGCACAATAATCCTTTATTGCAAATAATGGATGCCTCAAAATGGAATTGGGTGCAATTAATACTATCGCTTCCAGTGGTTTTTTATGCTTGTTGGATATTCTTTGTCCGCGCCTGGAAATCAATAATCACTTGGAATTTGAATATGTTTACCCTCATCGGAATCGGTACAGGAGTGGCATTTTTGTTTAGTTTAGTCGGAATGTTTTTCCCTGATATTTTTCCAAATGAATTCAAGACGGAACATGGTACAGTACTATTATACTTCGAAGCAACTACAGTTATTCTGACTTTAGTTTTGCTGGGCCAATTGTTAGAAGCCAGAGCGCACAGTCAAACCAGCGGAGCAATTAAAGAATTATTAAAACTCGCACCAACCGAAGCTACATTGGTTATTGATGGAAGCGATAAAGTAATCTCAATCCATGACATTAAAAAAGGTGACTTATTAAGAGTAAAACCTGGAGACAAAATCCCTGTTGACGGAAAAATAACCGACGGGGAAAGCAGTATAGATGAAGCCATGATTACGGGCGAACCAATTCCTGTCGATAAAAAGAAAGGCGATAACGTAATTTCAGGAACAATAAACGGAAACAAATCCTTTGTGATGGTTGCCGAAAAAGTGGGTTCAGAAACCCTGCTTTCTCAAATCGTGCAAATGGTAAACGATGCTTCACGATCCAGAGCCCCTATTCAGAAATTAGCCGATAGCATCGCCAAATATTTTGTGCCAATTGTTGTATTCATATCGATAATAACCTTTTTCGTTTGGGCAAAATTTGGTCCCGAACCTGCTTTAGTCTATGGCTTTATTAATGCAATCGCAGTACTAATTATTGCGTGTCCTTGTGCTCTCGGTTTGGCAACGCCCATGTCAGTAATGGTAGGTGTTGGTAAAGGCGCACAATCTGGTGTTTTGATAAAAAACGCTGACGCTTTAGAAAACATGAATAAGGTTAATGTATTAATTACCGATAAAACAGGAACTATCACCGAAGGAAAGCCATCTGTTGAAAAAATTTATGCATCTAATAACAATGATGATGAACTAATCCGAGCTATTGCTTCTTTAAATCAACACAGCGAACACCCGTTAGCACAAGCTGTTGTGAACTATGCTAAATCAAAATCCATTTCTTTAATCGAGGTAAAAGATTTTGAAGCCGTGGCAGGAAAAGGAGTTACGGGAACAGTAACCAATAAAAAAGTAGCATTAGGAAATAAAAAACTAATGGAACAAGTAAAGGCAAGTGTATCAAATGATTTGGAAAACAAAATTATTGCCGAACAAAAACTAGGAAAAACTGTTTCATATATTGCTGTTGATGGCATTGCAGTTGGTTATATCTCAATTACTGATGCAATTAAAATATCGAGTAAAGAAGCTATAAAAGAACTAATGCAACAAGGTGTTGAAGTAATAATGTTAACTGGCGACAATGTTAATACAGCCAAAGCCGTAGCAGATGAATTAAACTTATCATCCTACAAAGCAGGATGTTTACCAGAAGATAAATTAAATGAAATTAAACGTTTACAATCCGAAGGTAAAATTGTAGCCATGGCAGGCGATGGTATAAATGATGCTCCGGCCTTGGCACAAGCTAATATAGGAATAGCTATGGGAACCGGAACAGATGTAGCCATAGAAAGTGCCAAAATAACTTTAGTAAAAGGCGATTTGCAAGGCATTGTAAAAGCCAAGAATTTAAGCCATGCTGTTATGAGAAATATTAAACAGAACTTATTTTTTGCATTTTTCTATAATGTGTTAGGTGTTCCAATTGCAGCAGGGGTTTTATATCCATTTTTTGGAATTTTATTGTCGCCAATGATTGCTGCTTTAGCAATGAGTTTTAGTTCGGTTTCAGTAATTGTAAATGCATTGAGACTAAGAAATTTAAAGCTTTAA
- a CDS encoding efflux RND transporter periplasmic adaptor subunit yields MKKTKYIGILIIVFIVLSACHSKDKEDHSGHDMNPETNEQTDVNEISLSKQQIKLGNITTQTIAETQSSLNQTFTGVLTINQEKVATISAKAMGRIEKLFLKTTGEYVKKNTPVYSLYSEDIAIAKQDYSAAYKQLAMPGDFGKNAQNLLKAAKQKLQYYGVTNSQIENNKGNIDVSPYTTFYSNTSGYVSEIIATEGSYVMEGSPLIKLADLNTLWLEIQVNVNYARNLSVGQSATVSFADFPEKTIKAKISFINPEIIPNTRLLLIRLQIPNQNLQLKPGMQAIAKINQAAVKGLFIPTDAVIREQNASYIWVEKRPGVFENLMVETGIETNGMIEIKSEIDASKKIVITGTYAINSEYKFRKGSDPMEGMKM; encoded by the coding sequence ATGAAAAAAACAAAATACATTGGAATACTGATAATAGTATTTATCGTATTATCAGCATGCCACTCAAAAGACAAAGAAGACCATAGTGGTCATGATATGAATCCTGAAACAAATGAGCAAACAGACGTTAACGAAATTAGTTTAAGCAAACAGCAAATAAAATTAGGCAATATCACGACACAAACTATTGCCGAAACTCAAAGTAGCTTAAATCAAACTTTTACCGGTGTTTTGACAATAAATCAGGAAAAGGTTGCTACGATTTCTGCAAAAGCAATGGGCAGAATTGAAAAATTGTTCTTGAAAACAACAGGGGAATATGTCAAAAAAAACACTCCGGTTTATAGTTTGTATAGTGAAGATATTGCCATTGCAAAACAAGATTATAGTGCAGCTTATAAGCAATTGGCTATGCCGGGTGATTTTGGGAAAAATGCTCAAAACTTACTCAAAGCAGCCAAGCAAAAATTGCAATATTATGGGGTAACAAACAGTCAGATTGAAAATAATAAAGGGAATATAGATGTTTCACCATATACCACATTTTACAGTAATACAAGCGGCTATGTTTCAGAAATAATAGCAACAGAAGGCAGTTATGTAATGGAAGGTAGTCCCTTGATTAAATTAGCTGATTTAAACACTCTTTGGCTCGAAATACAAGTAAACGTAAACTACGCTAGGAATCTGTCTGTGGGGCAATCAGCTACTGTTTCCTTTGCTGACTTTCCGGAAAAAACAATAAAGGCTAAAATTTCATTTATCAATCCTGAAATAATACCCAATACGAGACTGCTGTTAATTAGGTTGCAAATACCAAATCAAAATTTACAACTAAAACCGGGAATGCAGGCCATTGCCAAAATAAACCAAGCAGCCGTTAAAGGGCTTTTTATACCTACAGATGCTGTTATACGAGAGCAAAACGCCTCCTATATATGGGTTGAAAAAAGACCAGGTGTGTTTGAAAACCTAATGGTTGAAACAGGCATTGAAACCAACGGGATGATTGAAATAAAATCAGAAATTGATGCTTCAAAAAAAATAGTGATTACCGGAACTTATGCTATTAATAGTGAATATAAATTCCGTAAAGGTAGCGACCCCATGGAAGGAATGAAAATGTAA
- a CDS encoding efflux RND transporter periplasmic adaptor subunit codes for MNKYLKYIVTFIILISVGIGGYFYFQKSESHSEHLQQEILYTCSMHPQIIRKQPGNCPICGMTLVEKVTKDHSNHNDKIEHLLKPTDNFIVGNFETTTAKDTAISNDIVLPGIVAFNQNSATNIAARINGRIEKLYVNYKFQKITKGQKLFEIYSPELLTEQQNFIYLITNDTENKSIINAAKQKLLLYGMTGNQINGLIATKKTNPTVTIYSPASGIVMGTDKMTDANVAAMTDASSNTETLDIKEGSYITKGAIVFKLLNTDKVWGVFNVLQGYDNSIKINQPIAITSELDENDTINSQINFVETQLNQADKTNRIRVYLNNNKLKLPIGSRLQGIVKVKSTKAIWLPKESMVSLGNQKVVFLKKENGFQAIAIKTGLENNDYVQVLNGISSNDTIAKNAQFLIDSESFIKTK; via the coding sequence ATGAATAAGTATTTAAAATACATAGTGACATTTATAATATTGATTTCCGTTGGAATTGGCGGCTATTTTTATTTCCAAAAATCAGAAAGTCACTCTGAACATTTACAACAGGAAATACTATATACCTGCTCAATGCACCCACAAATCATTAGAAAACAACCGGGAAATTGTCCTATTTGTGGAATGACTTTAGTTGAAAAAGTAACAAAAGACCATTCAAATCATAATGATAAAATAGAACACCTTTTAAAACCAACCGATAATTTTATCGTGGGGAATTTTGAAACAACAACAGCAAAAGACACTGCAATTAGCAATGACATAGTTTTACCCGGAATAGTGGCATTTAATCAAAACTCAGCCACTAACATCGCAGCAAGAATCAACGGTAGAATTGAAAAATTGTATGTGAACTACAAATTTCAGAAGATTACTAAAGGTCAAAAATTATTCGAAATATACAGTCCGGAATTGCTTACGGAACAACAAAATTTCATTTACCTAATTACAAACGATACCGAAAACAAATCTATTATTAATGCGGCCAAACAAAAATTGTTGTTATACGGTATGACCGGCAATCAAATTAATGGGCTCATAGCAACCAAAAAAACAAACCCAACCGTAACCATATACAGCCCAGCCTCCGGAATCGTGATGGGTACAGATAAAATGACGGATGCTAATGTTGCTGCAATGACGGATGCAAGCAGTAATACAGAAACATTAGACATCAAAGAAGGAAGTTATATTACCAAAGGTGCTATTGTTTTTAAACTATTGAATACAGACAAAGTTTGGGGAGTTTTTAATGTGCTTCAGGGCTATGATAATAGTATAAAAATAAATCAACCGATAGCAATTACCTCTGAATTAGATGAAAATGACACTATTAACAGCCAAATAAATTTTGTGGAAACACAATTAAATCAAGCGGATAAAACCAACAGAATAAGGGTGTATTTAAACAACAATAAACTTAAACTGCCTATTGGCTCAAGATTACAAGGGATTGTAAAAGTCAAATCAACAAAAGCCATTTGGTTACCAAAAGAGTCTATGGTTAGTTTAGGAAATCAAAAAGTTGTATTTCTTAAAAAAGAAAACGGATTTCAAGCAATTGCAATAAAAACAGGATTAGAAAACAACGATTATGTTCAAGTTTTAAACGGAATTTCTTCTAATGATACTATTGCAAAAAACGCCCAATTTTTAATTGATAGCGAGAGCTTCATTAAAACCAAGTAA
- a CDS encoding TolC family protein — MLSKKHYMVLSCLIFTTTIVAQTITLDQVLTNIKTNNPQLKMYDADIQSMDAAAKGAKSWMPPQIETGIYMAPYNTKLWKADDMSPGMGSYMLGVTQMIPNAKKLNADYKYMSAMSSVETENKNYTINQLNAIAKTNYYQWIVSTKKIQIANDNLLLLEYMIKSMEIRYQYNMDKLPSYYKAKSEYSKLESMIVMLQNDVSQKRIMLNTLMARDINTPFEIDTNYTLNDFATIKTDSLSLSQSRSDIKAIDKTIALNQLKIEAEKTKFLPEFGIKYDHMFAFGEQPQQFSLMGMITIPMPWSTKMNKANINSFQIKKESLNWQKQMILNETSGMLSGMITELNNLKKQYSIAEKSSIPALKKNYDTAVLAWQNNTGDLFVTLDAWEALNMTQMDILDKLQAILLTQTEIEKQLEIK; from the coding sequence ATGCTAAGTAAAAAACATTATATGGTACTAAGTTGTTTGATATTCACTACTACGATAGTAGCACAAACAATTACACTGGATCAGGTTTTGACCAATATCAAAACCAATAATCCTCAATTAAAGATGTATGATGCCGATATCCAAAGTATGGATGCAGCGGCCAAAGGAGCCAAAAGTTGGATGCCTCCTCAAATTGAAACAGGGATATATATGGCCCCATATAATACGAAACTTTGGAAAGCAGATGATATGTCTCCGGGAATGGGTTCTTATATGCTAGGTGTTACTCAAATGATTCCAAATGCGAAGAAGCTAAATGCTGATTATAAATACATGAGCGCCATGTCTTCAGTAGAAACTGAAAACAAAAACTACACCATCAATCAGTTAAATGCTATTGCAAAAACAAATTATTACCAGTGGATTGTCAGCACTAAAAAAATTCAAATTGCTAATGATAACCTGTTACTTTTAGAATATATGATTAAGAGTATGGAAATTAGGTATCAATACAATATGGATAAATTGCCATCCTACTACAAAGCAAAATCCGAGTACAGCAAACTGGAAAGTATGATTGTTATGTTGCAAAATGACGTTTCTCAAAAAAGAATAATGCTCAATACATTAATGGCACGTGATATAAATACTCCTTTTGAAATCGATACCAACTATACCTTAAATGACTTTGCAACTATAAAAACAGATTCTCTTTCCCTTTCCCAAAGCAGAAGTGACATCAAAGCAATAGATAAAACCATCGCTTTAAACCAGCTAAAAATTGAAGCGGAAAAAACGAAATTTTTGCCTGAATTTGGAATTAAATACGATCATATGTTTGCCTTTGGTGAACAACCGCAACAATTCTCATTAATGGGGATGATAACTATTCCAATGCCTTGGTCAACAAAGATGAATAAAGCCAATATCAATAGTTTTCAAATTAAAAAGGAAAGCCTCAATTGGCAAAAGCAAATGATTTTAAATGAAACCTCCGGTATGCTTTCTGGCATGATTACAGAGTTAAATAATTTAAAAAAGCAATACAGTATAGCCGAAAAAAGTAGCATCCCTGCGCTAAAAAAAAACTACGATACAGCAGTTTTAGCATGGCAAAATAACACAGGTGACTTATTTGTGACTTTAGATGCCTGGGAAGCCTTAAACATGACGCAAATGGATATTTTAGATAAATTACAGGCTATCCTATTGACGCAAACAGAAATTGAAAAGCAACTCGAAATAAAATAG
- a CDS encoding efflux RND transporter permease subunit has translation MISKFKNIFKKENDPLSPEERLKIIESSSKLVGPGVFYSTIIVIASFLPVFLLSGMEGKLFSPLAYTKSFILIVDAFFAITLTPVLISFLLKGKLRPEEKNPINKKLEKFYTPILTLCLKWRKTVLGVNIIALLIGVLMFTRLGSEFMPPLDEGSILFMPVTLPDVSNSEVKRILQVQDKLIKSVPEVAHVLGKAGRANTATDNSPVSMIETIILLKPKSEWREGKTKNDIITEINNKLQIPGVTNGFTQPIINRINMLSTGIRTDVGIKIYGESLDTINVLAQKIKKTLEGTSGVKDLYAEPITGGKYIDIEAKREVIGRYGLSIDDVNNVVEAAIGGMILTTTIEGRRRFSVNARYAQEYRNSLEALKKLQVQTMQFGPIPLETVANISISDGPPMINSENAMLRGSVLFNVRDRDLGSTVKEAQKRLNDMMTKMPKGYYIEWSGQWENQLRANKTLSLIMPIVIMIIFLILYFTYRSMKEAIITMITVPFALIGGVFMVYFYGINLSVAVAVGFIALFGLAIETAMLITIYLNEAMNKMVAEHGNSKETITEAILREYIIEGSAKRLRPKLMTVSVSLFGLIPILWATGTGADVMLPITVPLIGGTITSTIYVLLVTPVVFEMVKLRELKTKGKIDIINAK, from the coding sequence ATGATAAGTAAATTTAAAAATATTTTCAAAAAAGAAAACGACCCATTATCACCTGAAGAAAGATTGAAAATTATCGAATCTTCCTCTAAACTAGTTGGTCCGGGAGTTTTTTATTCTACCATAATTGTTATAGCTTCTTTTTTACCTGTATTTCTTCTTTCAGGCATGGAAGGCAAATTATTTAGTCCATTGGCTTACACCAAGTCATTTATTCTAATTGTAGATGCTTTTTTTGCCATTACACTTACACCGGTATTAATAAGCTTTTTGCTAAAGGGAAAGCTAAGACCAGAAGAAAAAAACCCGATAAATAAAAAGTTAGAAAAATTCTATACACCTATACTAACCTTGTGTTTAAAATGGAGAAAAACCGTTCTGGGAGTAAATATAATAGCCCTATTAATTGGTGTGCTGATGTTTACACGTTTGGGTTCCGAGTTCATGCCTCCTTTAGACGAAGGTTCTATTTTGTTCATGCCGGTAACATTACCCGATGTTTCTAATTCAGAAGTAAAACGCATACTGCAAGTACAGGATAAATTGATAAAATCAGTTCCCGAAGTAGCGCATGTTTTAGGAAAAGCAGGAAGGGCAAATACAGCTACAGACAATAGTCCTGTTAGTATGATTGAAACCATAATCCTTTTAAAACCAAAAAGCGAATGGAGGGAAGGTAAAACAAAGAACGACATTATAACCGAAATAAATAATAAGCTCCAAATACCGGGAGTGACCAATGGTTTTACACAGCCCATAATTAATAGAATAAACATGCTATCTACTGGAATCAGAACCGATGTTGGTATAAAAATTTATGGCGAAAGTTTAGATACTATCAATGTATTAGCGCAAAAAATTAAAAAAACACTGGAAGGCACTTCGGGTGTAAAGGATTTATATGCAGAACCTATAACTGGTGGTAAGTATATTGATATCGAAGCTAAAAGAGAAGTGATTGGCAGATATGGTCTTTCTATTGATGATGTTAATAATGTCGTTGAAGCTGCTATTGGCGGCATGATCTTAACAACTACCATTGAAGGAAGAAGACGTTTTTCCGTAAATGCCCGGTATGCACAAGAATACCGAAATAGTCTGGAAGCATTAAAAAAACTACAAGTACAAACCATGCAATTTGGGCCAATTCCATTAGAGACCGTTGCCAATATCTCAATAAGTGATGGTCCACCAATGATAAATAGTGAAAACGCCATGCTTCGTGGCAGTGTATTGTTTAATGTTCGTGATCGCGATTTGGGTAGTACCGTAAAAGAGGCTCAAAAGAGACTAAACGATATGATGACCAAAATGCCTAAAGGATATTATATTGAATGGAGTGGCCAATGGGAAAACCAACTCAGAGCCAATAAAACATTGAGCCTGATTATGCCTATTGTTATCATGATAATTTTTCTAATTCTGTATTTTACATATCGTTCCATGAAAGAAGCAATAATCACAATGATTACCGTTCCTTTTGCACTCATTGGTGGTGTGTTCATGGTGTACTTTTATGGCATTAATTTATCCGTAGCCGTTGCGGTTGGATTCATTGCTTTGTTCGGTTTAGCCATCGAAACCGCAATGCTAATAACGATTTACTTAAATGAAGCCATGAACAAAATGGTGGCTGAACACGGTAACAGTAAAGAAACAATCACAGAAGCTATTTTAAGAGAATATATCATTGAGGGTTCTGCCAAAAGGTTACGACCAAAGTTAATGACGGTTTCCGTTTCACTCTTTGGTTTAATTCCTATTCTTTGGGCAACAGGTACCGGTGCCGATGTCATGCTTCCTATTACTGTGCCACTTATTGGTGGTACAATAACCTCAACAATATATGTATTATTAGTAACTCCGGTTGTTTTTGAAATGGTAAAACTTCGCGAATTAAAAACAAAAGGAAAAATAGATATTATCAATGCTAAGTAA
- a CDS encoding efflux RND transporter permease subunit → MVEKLITFSLQNRFIVLLVAAGLFGWGVYSVQQNPIDAIPDLSENQVIVFTEWMGRSPQVIEAQVTYPLVSNLQGIPKIKNIRAASMFGMSFVYIVFEDNVDTYWARTRVLERLNYAQRLLPQNVVPTLGPDGTGVGHIFWYHLDAKGMDLGEQRALQDWYVKFALQTVPGVAEVASFGGFEKQYQLVLDPLKMQYYNVSMMEVMNAVKANNNDVGGRKFEMSNMSYIVRGLGYIKNIKDVEAIAIKNYNSIPVRVRDIGSIQMGGDLRLGIFDQNGTGEVVGGIVVMRNGENADKVIKAVKTKMKEVEKGLPDGVTFKTSYDRSELIENAIASVKGTLTEEMITVSIVILIFLFHWRSALIILIQLPISVAVGFILLQAFGISSNIMSLTGIALAIGVVVDDGIVMVENAYRNISERQQELDNTKT, encoded by the coding sequence ATGGTCGAAAAATTAATAACCTTCTCACTGCAAAATCGATTTATTGTGCTACTTGTTGCCGCCGGTCTATTCGGTTGGGGCGTTTATAGTGTGCAACAAAATCCCATAGATGCCATTCCTGATCTATCCGAGAACCAAGTAATTGTTTTCACAGAATGGATGGGAAGAAGTCCTCAAGTTATAGAAGCTCAAGTAACTTATCCTTTAGTTTCAAATCTTCAAGGAATCCCTAAAATCAAAAACATCCGGGCAGCTTCAATGTTCGGTATGAGTTTCGTATACATCGTTTTTGAAGACAACGTCGATACCTATTGGGCAAGAACACGAGTGCTCGAAAGATTAAATTATGCTCAAAGACTTTTACCTCAAAATGTTGTGCCAACATTAGGTCCCGATGGTACGGGTGTGGGTCACATATTTTGGTATCACTTGGATGCTAAAGGAATGGATTTAGGTGAACAACGCGCCTTGCAGGATTGGTATGTGAAATTTGCACTCCAAACAGTTCCCGGCGTTGCCGAAGTAGCTTCTTTTGGCGGTTTTGAAAAACAATACCAATTAGTTTTAGACCCGCTCAAAATGCAATATTATAACGTCAGTATGATGGAAGTTATGAATGCGGTCAAAGCAAATAACAACGATGTTGGTGGTCGCAAATTTGAAATGAGTAACATGTCTTATATCGTCAGAGGGCTTGGTTACATAAAAAACATAAAAGATGTAGAAGCTATTGCCATCAAAAATTACAATTCCATACCGGTAAGAGTTAGAGACATCGGCTCTATACAAATGGGTGGTGATTTGCGTTTGGGTATTTTTGACCAAAACGGCACCGGAGAAGTGGTGGGCGGTATTGTCGTAATGCGCAATGGAGAAAATGCCGATAAGGTGATTAAGGCTGTAAAAACAAAAATGAAAGAGGTAGAAAAAGGACTTCCTGATGGAGTTACTTTCAAAACTTCATACGACAGAAGTGAATTGATTGAAAATGCTATAGCTTCTGTAAAAGGTACTTTAACCGAAGAAATGATTACTGTTTCCATAGTAATTCTAATCTTCCTATTTCACTGGCGAAGTGCTTTAATCATATTAATACAATTACCCATTTCAGTTGCTGTTGGATTTATCTTATTACAGGCATTTGGAATTTCATCCAACATAATGTCTTTAACCGGAATTGCTTTAGCAATAGGTGTCGTCGTTGATGATGGAATTGTTATGGTAGAAAATGCCTATAGGAATATTTCTGAACGACAACAGGAATTAGATAATACTAAAACATAG
- a CDS encoding heme-binding domain-containing protein has product MKKSIKKIAWMTVIIFLLIQCYQPARNIGYEQHFSSNFTEMYNVPKNIETIVRTSCYDCHSDNTNYPWYSYIQPIRFFMDSHINNGKKDLNFNEFGNYSGRKQRSKLEAISKQIQSDEMPLSSYTLIHKNAKLSKTQKQEVIKWLTKINDSLSSEY; this is encoded by the coding sequence ATGAAAAAAAGCATCAAAAAAATAGCATGGATGACAGTTATTATTTTTTTGCTGATACAATGTTATCAACCTGCTCGTAACATAGGTTATGAGCAGCATTTTTCATCCAATTTTACAGAAATGTATAACGTACCGAAAAATATTGAAACCATAGTAAGAACATCATGCTACGATTGCCATAGCGATAATACAAACTATCCATGGTATTCTTATATACAGCCTATCCGCTTTTTCATGGATAGTCATATTAACAATGGGAAAAAAGACTTAAATTTCAATGAATTTGGAAACTATTCCGGTCGTAAACAACGGAGTAAATTAGAGGCAATTAGTAAACAAATACAATCTGATGAAATGCCTTTAAGTTCTTATACACTGATTCATAAAAACGCAAAGCTTTCCAAAACTCAAAAGCAAGAAGTAATAAAATGGTTAACTAAAATAAACGATAGTCTTTCATCTGAATATTAA
- a CDS encoding DUF3347 domain-containing protein — translation MKNIMLSAIAMAFVLVSCNQKNKEASTTNSEKTESTSQLYACPMHPEVTGKKGEKCSKCGMELTEPVPTAESKTTDTIAKNGANVDSATVTPKDYVNDIITCYINLKNNLAKDDSKGAADNGKLLLASLNRFDTKTLNAEQKKEYLDIADDAKENAEHIGDNAGKLEHQREHFVLLSKDINDLIKIFGSHRQLYQDYCPMANDGKGAIWISEVKDIKNPYQGSKMLTCGSIKKTY, via the coding sequence ATGAAAAATATAATGCTTTCAGCCATAGCAATGGCATTTGTTCTAGTTTCTTGTAATCAAAAAAACAAAGAAGCTTCAACAACTAATTCAGAAAAAACAGAAAGTACCTCGCAATTATATGCCTGTCCAATGCACCCGGAAGTAACCGGTAAAAAGGGGGAGAAATGCTCAAAATGCGGTATGGAATTGACAGAGCCAGTTCCAACCGCAGAGTCAAAAACGACTGATACAATAGCAAAAAATGGAGCAAATGTTGATAGTGCTACAGTAACTCCAAAAGATTATGTAAATGACATTATAACGTGCTACATAAATCTTAAAAACAATTTAGCAAAAGATGATTCTAAAGGTGCTGCGGATAACGGAAAATTATTATTGGCATCGCTTAACAGATTTGATACAAAAACGCTAAATGCAGAACAGAAAAAGGAATATCTTGATATTGCCGATGATGCTAAAGAAAATGCAGAACATATTGGAGATAACGCTGGTAAATTAGAACATCAAAGAGAACATTTTGTACTTTTAAGTAAGGATATAAACGATTTAATTAAAATTTTCGGTTCTCACAGACAACTATACCAAGACTATTGCCCAATGGCAAATGACGGTAAAGGCGCAATTTGGATAAGCGAAGTTAAAGACATTAAAAATCCATACCAAGGCAGCAAAATGTTAACTTGTGGTTCTATCAAAAAAACGTACTAA